The Pseudomonadota bacterium genome segment CCGGGGCACTCTCGTTGACGATCTTTGAATTGGCCATAATGGAATTCGGGATAGTGACCAGCACATCGTCCCTGGTCTTGATGCGGGTTGAACGGATTCCCACCTCCACAACCTCGCCGCGTTCGCTGGAATCAAGAATGATATAATCTCCCACCTTGAAGGTTTTGTCGAGGAAGATGCTGATCCCGCCAAAAAAGTTGGCAAGGGTATCCTTAGCTGCCAGAGCCACCGCGATTCCTGCGATCCCCGCGGAGGCAAAAAGCGGCGTCAGGTCCAACTTCCAGATGGAAAGCATCCAGAACAAACCGAGAATCACCAGGAGTACACGCAGGATATTTTTGGACATGTAAAAAAAATCACTGCCGATCTTGCCGCGGGAAAGAATCTTATCTGCGCTCTGATGTGCCAGGACATTGAAAATCCGGATCAGGGCGATCAGCCAGACGAACACAATTGTTGTCTTAGTCAAAGACGGCAGCACGGTCTGCCATGGCGCCGGCAGGACACCCAAAACCAGCGCATGGAGAATGCCAAGGGAAAAAATCGTCCAGAGCACCGGGGCATGGAGCAGGGCTATGAGGGTATCATCGACTTCCATACTGGTGCGCCGCGCCAGTCGCATTACCCCCTGAATAATGAAGAGATCGGCAACCTTGGCGCCAACAGCGTAGATGATGACGATGGACAACTGCTTTAACAGAAGATTTTCTTCGATAATCTGATAATGTTCCAGTAATGATGCAATATCCATTTCATTCCCCGTTTTCTGTATTGTGCTTTCGCCTTAAAAAGATCGTAAACCCCGTCCTGATCATTTTTCCAAGGTTGTAACTGCCAACAATTTATACCCCACTCGCCTGGACATTTCCAGTCAATACTGACAACCACCCCGTCCCTGCAGGACTTGATCAAAAGCCCAGCCAAACAGTTTACCCAAAAAAATTATATCTATTCACTCCATTTCTCATTTGCACTTCTGCGCCTTTTCCGAATAGACTTAATGCTATCTCCTCCTTACTAATTCAATATGACCTTGAGGTATGCAAAATGGTTGATTACCTGATCATCGGATCCGGGGTAGCAGGTTTGACCGCAGCCGAAGAAATCCGCAAACAGGACCAGAAAGGAAGTATCACCATAATCAGCGAAGAAGATCTTCCCTTTTATTATCGAATACGGCTCAATGATTTTATTGCCGGTGAAATCCCAGAGGAAAAACTCGTCGCAAAAAACCAGGCCTGGTATGACGAGCAGAAGATCATCATTCTTACCGAAACCCGGGTTATTGGTGCCGACCCGGAGACCAGAACCGTGTTCACCGATGATAATCAGGAAATTTCTTATAAGCGCCTGCTGATTGCCACCGGCAGTCACTCCTTTGTACCTCCCATTCCCGGCACTGACCTGGAGGGAGTGTTTGCGCTGCGGGATATCAGCGATGCACGGGCTATTGCGCATTTTGCCGACAATATTACCAATGCGGTGATTATCGGCGGCGGCCTGCTTGGGCTTGAAACCGGCGACGCCCTTGCCAGGCTCGGGAAAATAATTACCGTGGTGGAATTTTCCCCAAGGCTCCTGCCCCGTCAGCTTGACGGCCCAGGGGCATCGCTGCTTCAGGGATTTTTTGAAAAATCAGGATTTTCATTCAGGCTCGATGCCCGGACCAGAGAAATCAACGGAACGAAATCGGTAACCGGCGTCACCCTGGAAAGCGGTGAAACCCTTGAGGCGCAGATGGTAATCATTTCGGCAGGGGTGCGGCCGAACATGGAACTTGCCGCCCCCCTTGGTCTCAAAACCGATAAAGGCATCCAGATAAACCAGTACATGGAAACAAGTGTCAATGATATCTATGCGGCCGGCGACGTCTGCCAGTTCCAGGAAATACCACCATACGGGATCTGGCCGGCAGCCTCGCAGCAGGGGCGAATAGCCGGGGCCAATATGGCCGGGGACAAACTGGCATATTCGGGCACAACAATTTCCACCAAGCTCAAAGTGGCTGGAATCGATCTGGCTTCGGCAGGAGAAATCGACCCTGAGAACAAATTCGATTGCCGCATCGATTCCCAGGCGGACCGTTATAAAAAAATCGTCATCGATCAAAACAGAATAATCGGCTGC includes the following:
- a CDS encoding mechanosensitive ion channel, translating into MDIASLLEHYQIIEENLLLKQLSIVIIYAVGAKVADLFIIQGVMRLARRTSMEVDDTLIALLHAPVLWTIFSLGILHALVLGVLPAPWQTVLPSLTKTTIVFVWLIALIRIFNVLAHQSADKILSRGKIGSDFFYMSKNILRVLLVILGLFWMLSIWKLDLTPLFASAGIAGIAVALAAKDTLANFFGGISIFLDKTFKVGDYIILDSSERGEVVEVGIRSTRIKTRDDVLVTIPNSIMANSKIVNESAPEPRFRIRIPVGVAYGSDLEKVENVLLEVAAANSSVVTDPAPRVRLRAFNNSSLDFELLVWVHEPSVKGLQTHNLLTAVYHAFREQGVTIPFPQLDVHFDKPMKTDQ
- a CDS encoding FAD-dependent oxidoreductase, whose product is MVDYLIIGSGVAGLTAAEEIRKQDQKGSITIISEEDLPFYYRIRLNDFIAGEIPEEKLVAKNQAWYDEQKIIILTETRVIGADPETRTVFTDDNQEISYKRLLIATGSHSFVPPIPGTDLEGVFALRDISDARAIAHFADNITNAVIIGGGLLGLETGDALARLGKIITVVEFSPRLLPRQLDGPGASLLQGFFEKSGFSFRLDARTREINGTKSVTGVTLESGETLEAQMVIISAGVRPNMELAAPLGLKTDKGIQINQYMETSVNDIYAAGDVCQFQEIPPYGIWPAASQQGRIAGANMAGDKLAYSGTTISTKLKVAGIDLASAGEIDPENKFDCRIDSQADRYKKIVIDQNRIIGCILLGDTKKFTKYTKAITEKTELQDIPAELIPQ